In Actinomycetota bacterium, a genomic segment contains:
- a CDS encoding amidohydrolase family protein yields MNIEDMVMVSIDDHAIEPADTFKYFPEHLKDQAPKLTKHPDNPEVDAWVFQGQAVGTAGLAAVVGLPKNEWAMDPTSLSEMRPGAYDWDERVRDMNANGLLTQMEFPTFAGFAASHLARLPDRNLVNLAIKAYNDYYVGEICNAYPGRFIPMGVVPTFDIDEASKEVHRLAAMGCRSVTLPETPYGVGLPDYASGYWDPMLKAMVDTNMVASLHIGGGFGLLKRPESARIDDMIVLTSAVSMIAVNDLILGGIFKKFPELKFAMSEGGVGWASFLLDRLERHVENQLWTGLDCLPAGMSPTDVWKKNFMACYITEPSGLDSRHRIGVETIAWECDYPHSDSTWPYSPEKLMAEFINANCTDKEIDMITHENVARFFDWDPFKHTSKENATVGALRALATDVDVTPTTKAEFKRRYEERYAIA; encoded by the coding sequence ATGAATATTGAAGACATGGTCATGGTGAGCATTGATGACCACGCGATCGAACCGGCTGACACTTTCAAGTACTTTCCAGAGCATCTGAAGGATCAAGCACCCAAGCTGACCAAGCACCCGGACAACCCAGAAGTCGATGCTTGGGTCTTTCAAGGCCAGGCAGTCGGGACGGCCGGACTCGCAGCCGTCGTGGGGCTGCCCAAGAACGAGTGGGCGATGGATCCCACGAGCTTGTCGGAGATGCGTCCAGGTGCGTACGACTGGGATGAGCGCGTTCGAGATATGAACGCCAATGGCCTGTTGACTCAGATGGAATTCCCCACCTTTGCAGGCTTTGCCGCCAGTCACTTGGCTCGGCTTCCTGATCGCAATCTGGTGAATCTGGCGATCAAGGCCTACAACGACTACTACGTCGGCGAGATCTGCAATGCCTACCCGGGGCGATTCATTCCGATGGGCGTTGTGCCGACCTTTGACATAGATGAGGCCAGCAAAGAGGTCCATCGCCTGGCCGCGATGGGCTGTCGCTCGGTCACCTTGCCAGAGACGCCGTACGGCGTAGGACTCCCCGATTACGCCTCGGGGTACTGGGATCCGATGCTCAAGGCGATGGTGGACACCAACATGGTTGCAAGTCTGCACATCGGTGGTGGTTTCGGTCTTCTCAAGCGACCCGAGTCGGCGCGAATCGACGACATGATCGTTCTGACTTCTGCAGTTTCGATGATTGCGGTGAACGACCTCATCCTTGGTGGGATCTTCAAGAAGTTCCCGGAGCTGAAGTTTGCCATGAGCGAAGGCGGCGTTGGCTGGGCCTCCTTCCTGTTGGACCGGCTGGAACGCCATGTTGAGAATCAACTGTGGACGGGTCTGGATTGTCTTCCTGCAGGCATGAGTCCAACCGATGTCTGGAAGAAGAACTTCATGGCCTGCTACATCACTGAGCCCAGCGGTCTGGATTCGCGTCATCGCATCGGAGTCGAAACGATTGCATGGGAATGCGACTACCCGCATTCGGACTCAACTTGGCCGTATTCACCCGAGAAGCTGATGGCGGAGTTCATCAACGCGAACTGCACGGACAAAGAGATCGACATGATCACGCACGAGAACGTTGCGCGATTCTTTGATTGGGATCCTTTCAAGCACACCTCTAAGGAGAATGCGACTGTGGGCGCGCTTCGTGCGCTGGCCACCGACGTGGACGTGACGCCGACGACAAAGGCTGAGTTCAAGCGACGCTACGAAGAGCGCTACGCCATTGCATAG
- a CDS encoding tyrosine-protein phosphatase has translation MFPALNAEVPNFRDLGGVPAGADREFCRGVVYRTQALSGLSEQAQAELLSLGLTRVVDLRMEQERTDLPVTVPAGIEVTVADVIGDVAVSGAAAAGAATTGRQSQQAVSASPPGGKDMMLETYRNFIRLPAAQAAYGAFAKAVISSDGAIAVYCAAGKDRTGWAAAFLQNFAGIDEATAIQEYARSNEYLVSRYEPRIESVRASGGDLEAFSALVNADPDYLAEAFSFMHARYGDIEGYLTKALGLTQQELARLENRIVRTF, from the coding sequence ATGTTCCCCGCCTTGAACGCTGAGGTTCCCAATTTTCGCGATCTGGGTGGAGTGCCCGCCGGTGCTGATCGAGAATTTTGCCGCGGAGTCGTGTATCGCACGCAGGCGCTTTCGGGCCTGTCGGAGCAAGCGCAGGCAGAGTTGCTCTCACTTGGACTCACGCGGGTCGTTGACCTGAGGATGGAACAGGAACGTACGGACCTGCCAGTCACGGTGCCTGCTGGCATAGAAGTGACGGTCGCCGATGTGATCGGTGATGTGGCGGTCTCAGGTGCTGCTGCTGCGGGAGCCGCTACCACCGGCCGCCAATCGCAACAGGCCGTCAGCGCGAGTCCGCCCGGCGGCAAGGACATGATGCTGGAGACCTATCGAAATTTCATCCGCCTACCCGCGGCCCAGGCTGCCTATGGCGCCTTCGCCAAAGCAGTGATATCGAGTGATGGCGCGATCGCTGTGTACTGCGCTGCCGGCAAGGATCGAACCGGATGGGCAGCAGCATTCCTCCAGAACTTCGCAGGCATCGATGAAGCCACTGCGATTCAGGAGTACGCAAGGAGCAATGAGTATTTGGTGAGTCGCTACGAACCGCGCATTGAGAGCGTGCGCGCATCTGGCGGTGATCTGGAAGCATTCTCAGCGCTTGTGAATGCCGACCCTGACTACCTTGCTGAAGCCTTTTCATTCATGCATGCACGGTATGGGGATATCGAGGGCTATCTGACCAAGGCGCTGGGACTGACGCAGCAGGAACTTGCACGGCTTGAGAATCGAATTGTGCGCACGTTCTAG
- a CDS encoding ABC transporter substrate-binding protein, with the protein MHAPIRSRRRSAALAAGASASLVLAVMANSASAAPTPAPAKPVTNASCPTTPGVTPTTINFGWIGPKTGAAAANYLYSAEGAQLRIDQENAKGGVNGRKILFKVYDDQSNGSGQITAAQKAIQADNIFGLTAQTNTTSMYATLKDQGIPVTGFSNPAFGTDRNAFGASGATVSSNPALVSTGTLEKLKQMGVTKIANINHVSTGASAAGNGTANLIPLVGGLTQVLRIADEPQGTHDATSTALRIKNSGADGAVIVGFIDGGISIMQALKQQGVTLKGVSLVGLSDPAVLKTANGALEGVLGTNYGTVPVGVNVRAVKTYAAGMKAAGLNPYSAAAPQGFLGADLFIKGLKLAGKCPTRESFITNLRNLTSYDGGGLLPEKVSFKGPGLVPNGNPPLCTWYMIAKGTDLVADAKATCGAKYIDTTTGKVVYS; encoded by the coding sequence ATGCACGCTCCCATTCGTTCGCGACGGCGATCGGCAGCCCTTGCTGCCGGTGCGAGTGCGTCGCTTGTGCTTGCTGTCATGGCCAATAGTGCCTCAGCCGCACCAACGCCTGCGCCGGCAAAGCCCGTCACCAATGCGTCGTGTCCGACGACCCCGGGCGTGACCCCGACCACCATCAACTTCGGCTGGATCGGTCCCAAGACCGGTGCTGCTGCAGCGAACTACCTCTACTCTGCGGAGGGTGCGCAACTGCGCATTGACCAGGAGAATGCCAAGGGCGGCGTCAACGGTCGCAAGATCCTGTTCAAGGTTTACGACGATCAGTCAAACGGCAGTGGCCAGATCACTGCGGCTCAGAAGGCGATTCAGGCCGACAACATCTTTGGCCTGACTGCTCAGACCAACACCACGTCGATGTATGCCACGCTGAAGGATCAGGGCATTCCCGTTACTGGCTTCTCAAACCCAGCTTTCGGCACTGACCGAAACGCCTTTGGTGCCAGTGGTGCGACAGTTTCGTCCAACCCCGCCCTGGTCAGCACAGGAACGCTTGAGAAGTTGAAGCAGATGGGCGTTACGAAGATCGCGAACATCAACCATGTCAGCACTGGCGCTTCAGCAGCTGGAAATGGCACTGCCAATCTGATCCCTCTTGTGGGTGGTCTGACTCAGGTGCTGCGTATCGCTGATGAGCCTCAGGGCACACACGATGCGACCTCCACTGCGTTGCGCATCAAGAACTCCGGTGCTGATGGCGCGGTTATCGTCGGCTTCATCGACGGTGGCATCTCGATCATGCAGGCGCTCAAGCAGCAGGGCGTGACCCTGAAGGGCGTCAGCCTCGTTGGTCTTTCCGACCCTGCAGTGCTGAAGACCGCCAACGGCGCTCTTGAAGGCGTGCTTGGCACCAACTACGGCACGGTGCCTGTGGGCGTGAATGTTCGCGCGGTCAAGACCTACGCGGCAGGTATGAAGGCCGCCGGCTTGAACCCCTACTCAGCTGCGGCGCCTCAGGGCTTCCTCGGTGCGGACCTGTTCATCAAGGGACTCAAGTTGGCCGGCAAGTGCCCGACCCGAGAGTCCTTCATCACCAACCTGCGCAATCTCACCAGCTACGACGGTGGGGGACTGCTGCCTGAGAAGGTCAGCTTCAAGGGCCCAGGACTGGTGCCGAACGGCAACCCGCCGCTGTGCACCTGGTACATGATCGCCAAGGGCACTGACCTCGTCGCCGATGCCAAGGCAACCTGTGGTGCCAAGTACATCGACACCACGACAGGCAAGGTCGTCTACAGCTAG
- a CDS encoding ABC transporter substrate-binding protein, translating into MHVHNRARRTSAALAAGASASLLLTIIATSAGAAPTTPPGLVKNNASCPSTPGVTPTTVNFGWIGPKTGAAAANYIGSSEAAQLRIDQENAKGGVNGRKILYKVYDDQSNGSGQITAAQKAIQSDNVFALTAQTNTTSMYATLKDQGIPVTGFSNPAFGTDRNAFSVTGATTSSIPSIASTGVLEKLKQMGVTKIANINHVSTGASASGNATAGLIPLVGGLTQVLRIADEPQGTHDATSTALRMKTSGADGAIIVGFIDGAISIMQALKQQGVTLKGVSIVGLSDPAVLKTSGGALDGALGTTYGSVPVGVNNRAVKTYAAGMKAAGLNPYSSGAPMGFLGADLFIKGLKVAGKCPTRESFISNLRNVTNYDGGGLVPEKVSFKPGLMPNGNPAACGWYLIAKGTDLVPDAKPTCGAKYIDTTTGKVVFGG; encoded by the coding sequence ATGCACGTTCACAATCGTGCCCGGCGTACGTCGGCGGCACTCGCTGCAGGAGCTAGCGCTTCGCTGCTGCTCACCATAATTGCCACAAGCGCTGGGGCCGCTCCGACGACGCCGCCAGGACTTGTGAAGAACAACGCGTCATGTCCTTCGACGCCTGGTGTTACTCCCACCACCGTGAACTTCGGCTGGATCGGTCCTAAGACTGGCGCTGCTGCAGCGAACTACATCGGCTCCTCTGAGGCAGCGCAGTTGCGCATCGACCAGGAGAACGCCAAGGGTGGCGTGAATGGCCGCAAGATCCTTTACAAGGTCTATGACGACCAGTCCAACGGCAGTGGCCAGATCACTGCAGCTCAGAAGGCCATCCAGTCCGACAACGTCTTCGCCCTGACTGCTCAGACCAACACCACGTCGATGTACGCCACTTTGAAGGATCAGGGCATTCCTGTCACAGGCTTCTCCAACCCGGCCTTTGGCACAGACCGCAATGCCTTCAGCGTCACTGGTGCAACCACCTCGTCGATCCCATCCATCGCCAGCACTGGTGTGCTGGAGAAGTTGAAGCAGATGGGCGTCACCAAGATCGCCAACATCAACCACGTCAGCACAGGCGCCTCGGCTTCCGGCAATGCCACCGCAGGGCTCATCCCGCTCGTGGGCGGATTGACTCAGGTGCTGCGTATTGCTGATGAGCCTCAGGGCACGCACGATGCAACCTCCACTGCTCTTCGCATGAAGACCTCAGGTGCCGATGGCGCGATCATCGTTGGCTTCATCGACGGTGCAATCTCGATCATGCAGGCGCTGAAGCAGCAGGGTGTCACCCTGAAGGGCGTCAGCATTGTTGGTCTATCTGACCCAGCCGTGCTGAAGACCTCCGGTGGGGCCCTCGATGGTGCACTGGGCACCACCTATGGCTCCGTGCCGGTCGGTGTGAACAACCGTGCGGTCAAGACCTACGCAGCAGGTATGAAGGCTGCTGGCCTGAACCCCTACTCCTCAGGTGCCCCGATGGGCTTCTTGGGTGCGGACCTGTTCATCAAGGGCCTGAAGGTTGCTGGCAAGTGCCCGACTCGTGAGTCGTTCATCAGCAACCTGCGCAATGTCACTAACTACGACGGTGGTGGCTTGGTTCCTGAGAAGGTCAGCTTCAAGCCAGGCCTGATGCCAAACGGCAATCCGGCAGCCTGTGGCTGGTACCTCATCGCCAAGGGCACCGACCTCGTGCCGGATGCCAAGCCCACCTGTGGTGCCAAGTACATCGACACCACGACAGGCAAGGTCGTCTTCGGCGGCTAG
- a CDS encoding NAD(P)-dependent oxidoreductase yields MRVGFVGTGQMGIEIVKRLSLAGVDPFVVDRSGKLTGELTEAGIRSSSSAIEVARESDVVYICVLTDQQVKDAALSETGIIAEIPAGGVIIVHTTCDPQTLEAIAREAAMKGIRVVDAALSGGPADIKAGRLTLFIGATSEDLEYVRPLLITYAEVIVPAGAVGYGQRVKLINNALFTAHIGLAADALRLGREIGVSEQVLLAALPHASGNSRAVQIIAASGSLDRSVAAVGRFVAKDVRVVQEVAARLDADLGVLGQVIDSPFIHDEIMKY; encoded by the coding sequence ATGCGTGTGGGTTTTGTAGGTACTGGCCAGATGGGCATAGAGATAGTCAAGAGACTGAGTCTTGCTGGCGTTGATCCATTCGTCGTTGATCGCAGCGGGAAGCTCACTGGCGAACTGACTGAGGCTGGGATACGCAGTAGCAGCTCGGCAATTGAAGTCGCGCGTGAATCTGACGTCGTCTACATCTGCGTCCTCACAGATCAGCAGGTCAAAGATGCAGCCCTCAGCGAGACGGGGATCATCGCCGAGATACCGGCAGGTGGCGTGATCATCGTGCACACCACCTGCGATCCGCAGACACTGGAAGCGATCGCCCGCGAGGCGGCCATGAAGGGCATCCGCGTCGTTGACGCTGCCTTGAGCGGTGGGCCTGCAGATATCAAAGCGGGACGACTGACCTTGTTCATCGGTGCGACAAGTGAAGACCTCGAATACGTGCGACCACTGTTGATCACATACGCCGAAGTAATCGTGCCCGCAGGAGCAGTCGGGTATGGCCAGCGCGTGAAACTCATCAACAACGCGCTGTTCACCGCTCATATTGGTCTTGCTGCTGATGCTCTTCGCCTCGGACGCGAGATTGGTGTCTCTGAGCAAGTGTTGCTTGCAGCGCTTCCACATGCCAGCGGCAACAGCCGTGCGGTCCAGATCATTGCTGCAAGTGGCTCACTGGACAGGTCAGTGGCGGCGGTCGGCAGGTTTGTGGCAAAGGACGTACGCGTTGTTCAGGAAGTCGCCGCTCGCCTCGATGCTGATCTAGGCGTGCTTGGCCAGGTCATTGATTCGCCGTTCATCCACGACGAAATCATGAAGTACTAG
- a CDS encoding winged helix DNA-binding domain-containing protein encodes MTDRIDQRTLNRTTLQRQRLLSRSHEATLDLISDLLGLQAQVPGDPYVGLWSRLADFNPASLSELMQARAVLRMVVIRGTIHLVTADDAVALRPYAQAVLEQELRSHGGHKDHLKGVDLDQVIAYAEPFLTASPRSPTELRALLAEEFPHLNSSALALACRNRLPLVQTPPRGLWQSTGGLRLMTLEGWIGRDCAGISARQSREIVLRYLAAFGPALASDIVTWSRVPSLGRTMEDMASQLRRYTNERSQQLFDLPDAQLINADVDSSPRFLPEYDNLLLSHKDRSRFGDDDRRRQLGQASAIKGTVLIDGFISAAWHISRDIDTKPSKQAAATLHVECLEKVNAATGSAVEAEGLALVRLLTPSAMHHRVKVSRIDR; translated from the coding sequence ATGACTGACCGAATAGACCAGCGAACGCTGAATCGCACCACTCTGCAACGACAACGACTCCTGAGTCGCTCACATGAAGCCACCCTCGACCTGATTTCAGACTTGCTTGGATTGCAAGCGCAAGTGCCAGGCGATCCATACGTAGGGCTTTGGTCACGGCTAGCCGACTTCAATCCGGCATCACTTTCGGAGTTGATGCAAGCGCGCGCGGTGCTGCGTATGGTCGTCATAAGGGGAACGATTCATCTCGTGACGGCAGATGACGCAGTCGCTTTGAGGCCCTACGCACAAGCGGTACTCGAACAGGAACTTCGTTCACACGGCGGGCACAAGGATCATCTCAAGGGCGTGGATCTGGATCAGGTCATTGCCTACGCCGAGCCATTCCTCACGGCCTCACCCCGAAGTCCCACAGAACTTCGAGCTCTACTGGCGGAAGAATTCCCGCACCTGAATTCCAGTGCGCTCGCATTGGCTTGCCGCAATCGTCTGCCACTCGTGCAAACCCCACCCCGTGGACTGTGGCAATCAACCGGCGGTCTACGCCTCATGACCCTCGAAGGATGGATCGGTCGTGACTGCGCTGGCATATCCGCACGTCAATCGCGTGAGATCGTCTTGCGCTATCTCGCGGCATTTGGACCAGCCCTCGCGAGTGACATCGTGACTTGGTCTCGAGTGCCCAGCCTTGGCAGGACGATGGAAGACATGGCCTCGCAACTGCGCCGCTACACCAATGAACGTTCCCAACAACTGTTTGATCTGCCAGATGCTCAACTCATCAATGCAGATGTTGATTCAAGCCCAAGATTTCTCCCTGAATACGACAACCTGCTGCTCTCACACAAGGACCGGTCTCGATTCGGCGATGACGATCGGCGGCGACAACTCGGCCAAGCATCCGCCATCAAAGGCACAGTATTGATTGACGGCTTCATCAGTGCGGCTTGGCATATTTCACGCGACATCGACACCAAGCCCTCCAAGCAAGCAGCTGCGACTCTGCACGTCGAGTGCCTCGAGAAGGTCAATGCCGCAACCGGCAGTGCCGTTGAGGCAGAGGGTCTCGCACTCGTGCGCCTGCTGACACCGTCGGCGATGCACCACCGGGTCAAGGTCAGCCGGATCGACCGATAG
- a CDS encoding diguanylate cyclase encodes MRRLAMSPEHAVDSMMSTKRSLLAISHAMEQSLALDRQTYEPEHAPLVIALFQRREYFEAERKRYELMAERGCLCIVGFVGTASPASSGVIQIHLSLDEALAQEWALVVLDGAMGMSLIGLDAQDIALGGDSLESARLFHSRWSFSHIDGAKEARRLIDEFGDRLPREVRERSFVAIQIAEAAAPTVTEARLAAVTQQMVASIETAHQRTDHLSEQLRRERQLSELDHLTGLHNRLFLERFLDSPVQESPIKVTALLVDLDGLKLINDSSGHSAGDAALSAVAAALLRVTRPQDVVVRLGGDEFLVVLPGLDAQAGVGVGERIVKQLAETELPTPWQALSVSASVGVAVAGPNRIPLDRLDKALYAVKRSGKGRVFLFEDAAA; translated from the coding sequence GTGAGAAGGCTGGCTATGTCGCCAGAGCATGCCGTTGATTCAATGATGTCGACAAAGAGAAGTCTCCTGGCAATCAGTCATGCGATGGAGCAATCACTGGCCTTGGATCGTCAGACTTACGAGCCAGAACACGCCCCGCTTGTGATCGCCCTTTTCCAGCGTCGCGAATACTTCGAGGCAGAACGCAAACGCTATGAATTGATGGCCGAACGTGGGTGCCTGTGCATCGTGGGATTCGTAGGAACTGCTTCGCCAGCCTCAAGTGGCGTCATTCAGATCCACCTGAGTCTGGACGAAGCCCTCGCTCAGGAGTGGGCGCTCGTAGTACTCGACGGCGCTATGGGCATGAGTCTCATCGGACTCGATGCCCAGGACATCGCGCTTGGAGGTGACAGCCTTGAGAGCGCTCGGCTCTTTCATTCGCGTTGGTCCTTCAGCCACATAGACGGAGCCAAGGAAGCGCGCAGACTCATTGACGAGTTCGGTGATCGGCTCCCACGTGAGGTTCGAGAGCGTTCCTTCGTCGCAATCCAGATCGCTGAAGCCGCCGCACCTACAGTCACCGAGGCGAGGCTGGCGGCAGTGACCCAGCAGATGGTTGCGAGCATTGAAACGGCGCACCAGCGCACAGATCATTTGAGCGAGCAACTTCGACGCGAGCGCCAATTGTCTGAACTGGATCATCTGACCGGCTTGCACAATCGACTCTTTCTCGAACGCTTCCTTGATTCTCCCGTCCAGGAATCGCCAATCAAAGTCACCGCATTACTCGTTGATCTTGACGGACTCAAGCTCATCAATGACAGCAGCGGGCATTCAGCAGGAGACGCGGCATTGTCGGCAGTCGCGGCTGCGTTGTTGCGCGTCACTCGACCGCAGGATGTAGTGGTGCGACTTGGTGGAGATGAGTTTCTCGTTGTCCTACCCGGACTTGACGCGCAGGCCGGCGTTGGAGTGGGAGAGCGCATAGTCAAGCAATTGGCCGAAACGGAATTGCCAACCCCCTGGCAGGCTCTGAGCGTCAGTGCTTCAGTTGGCGTTGCAGTGGCAGGACCCAACCGCATTCCCTTGGACCGACTCGACAAGGCCCTGTATGCAGTCAAGCGCTCAGGGAAAGGCCGCGTCTTTCTATTCGAGGACGCAGCGGCCTAG
- a CDS encoding TIGR03086 family metal-binding protein, which yields MTRSQVDLLQDCMTKTGALIAAVEPDQLHLPTPCAEFTVAQLVNHLVGWADSFANRLNSVPSDADPNAYIAGPNPANDFNTAAAQVVNAYRSELEGAKQFPIGILLMEYVTHGWDLATAIGQISPFTDEEAKAGLAVGKGMLKPESRGPGKSFGPELPASPSDSAVQQLVAFLGRNPHWAS from the coding sequence ATGACTCGCTCCCAGGTTGACCTGCTCCAAGACTGCATGACCAAGACTGGAGCGCTCATCGCGGCCGTTGAGCCCGACCAACTCCACCTGCCAACTCCCTGTGCTGAGTTCACTGTTGCTCAGTTGGTCAACCACCTCGTGGGCTGGGCGGACAGCTTCGCCAATCGACTGAACTCCGTGCCGTCAGATGCCGATCCAAATGCATACATCGCTGGCCCCAACCCGGCGAACGACTTCAACACGGCTGCGGCACAGGTCGTCAATGCCTACAGGTCTGAACTTGAGGGAGCCAAGCAATTTCCCATCGGCATCCTGCTGATGGAGTACGTCACGCACGGCTGGGACCTGGCAACTGCAATAGGCCAGATTTCGCCGTTCACCGACGAGGAAGCCAAGGCGGGCCTTGCAGTGGGCAAAGGGATGCTCAAGCCAGAATCCCGCGGCCCGGGCAAATCCTTTGGTCCCGAATTGCCAGCGTCGCCAAGCGACAGCGCCGTGCAACAACTCGTTGCCTTCCTCGGGCGCAACCCGCACTGGGCTTCATAG
- a CDS encoding helix-turn-helix domain-containing protein codes for MVVDQMSDREVDRLFHALADATRRDIVRRVMRGDSSISELARSYAMSMTAVQKHVLVLQEAGLISKVRQGREQRVVGNVDAVQHAQSLLDSYEQIWRDRFDRMGELLAEPIPGGKS; via the coding sequence ATGGTTGTAGATCAAATGAGCGATCGGGAAGTTGATCGACTCTTTCACGCACTGGCCGATGCCACGCGTCGTGACATCGTCCGACGAGTCATGCGCGGGGACAGTTCCATTTCCGAACTGGCGCGCAGCTACGCCATGAGCATGACAGCTGTACAGAAGCATGTATTGGTCCTGCAGGAAGCAGGGCTTATCTCGAAAGTCAGACAAGGCCGTGAGCAGCGCGTGGTTGGCAATGTCGATGCCGTTCAGCACGCTCAGAGCCTTCTTGACAGTTATGAACAAATCTGGCGCGACCGATTCGACCGCATGGGCGAGTTGTTGGCCGAACCAATCCCAGGAGGCAAGTCATGA
- a CDS encoding SRPBCC domain-containing protein, whose amino-acid sequence MSVTDVIKDLSTCSMTVTAEFDAPVERVWQLWADPRQLERWWGPPTYPATFFKHDLTPGGLVTYCMTGPDGDQPKGLWRVVEVDAPRLLVVEDAFADDSWRAMDAMPVTVMRVELSERNPTGTRASIRSTFASVEAMQQLIEMGMDEGMRLAMGQMDAILLD is encoded by the coding sequence ATGAGTGTTACCGATGTCATCAAGGACCTGAGCACGTGCTCGATGACGGTCACGGCTGAGTTCGATGCACCTGTTGAGCGCGTGTGGCAGCTCTGGGCGGATCCTCGACAACTGGAGCGTTGGTGGGGTCCACCGACCTACCCGGCGACATTCTTCAAGCACGATCTGACTCCGGGAGGGTTGGTGACCTACTGCATGACTGGGCCTGATGGCGATCAGCCAAAAGGTCTTTGGCGGGTAGTTGAGGTCGATGCTCCGCGCCTTCTGGTCGTCGAAGACGCCTTCGCCGATGATTCGTGGCGTGCCATGGACGCAATGCCCGTCACAGTGATGCGGGTAGAACTCAGCGAGCGGAATCCGACCGGGACACGGGCCTCCATTCGCTCGACCTTTGCGTCGGTGGAAGCGATGCAGCAGCTGATTGAGATGGGGATGGATGAGGGCATGCGCCTTGCCATGGGTCAGATGGATGCAATCCTGCTCGACTGA
- a CDS encoding GGDEF domain-containing protein — protein MGLAVTRRGVLPEIYEAADRRVLGMPGPVWTMALWFAASSIVVGFSLVFPTPPNEDPELRLAAMIYGFAVAIALIFMRSRTPMTFIYMQLVIYILVLIRITTMAGTPQSAVTSGMNLIVLAVYLGWWVPRLASIILIVLANLGLLFSFWRTDRLPDLLVSWLSITALSTGLVIAFGALVWNMKVQLVTDPLTGLLNRQGLGALIDRRTQVVGQQVPRALIALDLDNFKTINDRDGHLAGDRTLAEFGAALSAELRPQDIAFRVGGDEFVVILPNTTTKDADAVAQRLRQAIDIAWSYGVTEWLPDEDFSTASSRADLAMYTDKAERRGDSPKQ, from the coding sequence ATGGGGCTGGCAGTAACTCGCCGCGGGGTCTTGCCTGAGATCTACGAGGCAGCTGATCGACGTGTGCTGGGTATGCCGGGCCCGGTGTGGACCATGGCACTGTGGTTCGCCGCTTCTTCGATTGTTGTCGGCTTCTCGCTGGTATTTCCCACTCCCCCGAACGAGGACCCCGAGTTACGTCTCGCGGCGATGATCTACGGCTTTGCCGTGGCGATCGCGCTGATCTTCATGCGCAGTCGAACGCCGATGACGTTCATTTACATGCAACTGGTGATCTACATCCTGGTGTTGATCAGAATCACCACGATGGCCGGAACGCCGCAAAGCGCGGTGACTTCTGGCATGAATCTCATCGTGCTCGCTGTCTACCTCGGATGGTGGGTCCCGCGCCTTGCTTCGATCATTCTCATCGTGTTGGCAAACCTCGGCCTGTTGTTCTCCTTCTGGCGCACTGATCGTCTTCCAGACTTGCTTGTGTCGTGGCTGTCGATCACAGCCCTGTCCACTGGTCTGGTCATAGCCTTTGGTGCACTCGTATGGAACATGAAGGTGCAGCTCGTTACGGACCCGCTCACTGGTCTGCTGAACCGACAAGGACTTGGCGCGCTCATCGACCGGCGCACCCAAGTTGTTGGCCAGCAAGTCCCACGTGCGCTCATCGCCTTGGATCTGGACAATTTCAAGACCATCAATGATCGCGATGGACACCTTGCGGGCGATAGGACCCTCGCTGAATTTGGTGCTGCGCTCAGCGCAGAACTGCGGCCACAGGACATTGCCTTTCGAGTGGGCGGCGATGAGTTCGTCGTGATTCTTCCGAATACCACGACAAAGGACGCTGATGCTGTCGCCCAACGTCTGCGCCAGGCAATCGACATCGCGTGGTCATATGGAGTCACCGAATGGCTCCCGGACGAAGACTTCAGCACGGCGTCATCTCGTGCTGACTTGGCGATGTACACCGATAAGGCCGAACGCAGGGGTGACTCGCCGAAGCAGTGA